A genomic window from bacterium includes:
- a CDS encoding DUF309 domain-containing protein, which yields MTKHPIPWNAKSDAGVFLFNQGEYWFAHEAWEDVWREMEGPPRLFYQGLIQLAAGYVKLQQRHYKGALGNLRKGLEKFRALDDAAGDLDVPIRYKQIVNQSRGVRVSLLDQGEARLAAKAWDMWPKIQYEEKS from the coding sequence ATGACGAAACACCCCATCCCCTGGAACGCGAAGAGCGACGCAGGGGTCTTCCTCTTCAACCAGGGAGAATACTGGTTCGCCCACGAAGCGTGGGAAGACGTGTGGCGCGAGATGGAGGGCCCGCCCCGGCTCTTCTACCAGGGCCTCATCCAGCTCGCCGCGGGCTACGTCAAGCTTCAGCAGCGCCACTACAAGGGCGCCCTCGGCAACCTCCGCAAGGGTTTGGAGAAATTCCGCGCCCTCGACGATGCGGCGGGCGATCTCGACGTGCCCATCCGCTACAAGCAGATCGTCAACCAGTCGCGCGGGGTGCGCGTCAGCCTCCTCGATCAGGGCGAGGCGAGGCTCGCCGCGAAGGCCTGGGACATGTGGCCGAAGATTCAGTACGAAGAAAAAAGCTGA
- a CDS encoding SDR family NAD(P)-dependent oxidoreductase, which produces MDSLQDRIALVTGGSRGIGRACAAALAGEGTQVIVNYRSRGKEAEESCRLIAAAGGRAFSLQADVSKAAEVDAMMAEIRSRAGEVAILVNNAGIAIKCAPDQLTEAVWDEVIEVNLKSAFLCTMAVMPGMRKAGWGRIINISSGAAFTGGRVGPHYAASKAGMHGMMRGFAAFLAAEGVTVNAVVPSLIQTDMLANDLGLRISPVPIGRFGRPEEVADVVAMVARGGYITGQALVINGGTYMK; this is translated from the coding sequence ATGGATTCGCTTCAGGATCGCATCGCGCTGGTGACGGGGGGGAGCCGGGGGATCGGAAGGGCCTGCGCGGCGGCGCTCGCGGGGGAAGGGACCCAGGTCATCGTCAACTACCGCTCCCGCGGGAAGGAGGCGGAGGAGAGCTGCCGCCTGATCGCGGCGGCGGGCGGCAGGGCGTTTTCCCTCCAGGCGGATGTCTCGAAAGCCGCCGAGGTGGACGCCATGATGGCGGAGATCCGCTCCCGCGCGGGGGAGGTTGCGATCCTCGTCAACAATGCGGGCATCGCCATCAAGTGCGCGCCGGATCAGCTGACCGAGGCGGTGTGGGACGAGGTGATCGAGGTGAATCTCAAGTCCGCCTTTCTCTGCACGATGGCGGTGATGCCGGGGATGCGGAAGGCCGGATGGGGCCGGATCATCAACATCTCATCGGGCGCCGCCTTCACGGGCGGCAGGGTCGGCCCCCACTACGCGGCCTCGAAGGCGGGCATGCACGGGATGATGCGCGGCTTCGCGGCCTTTCTCGCGGCCGAGGGGGTGACGGTGAACGCCGTGGTCCCGAGCCTTATCCAGACGGATATGCTCGCCAACGATTTGGGCCTCCGCATCTCCCCGGTGCCGATCGGGCGCTTCGGGCGGCCCGAGGAGGTGGCCGATGTGGTCGCCATGGTGGCCCGGGGCGGCTACATAACGGGCCAGGCCCTCGTCATCAACGGCGGGACGTATATGAAGTGA